The genomic region TTTCTAATTCAACTTCTTGTTGCAAATTCACTATATTTTCCCCTACTCCTCTAAGTACACCTGGGTATATTTACGATACACAGAAACAGCAATAGGTTTTGTTCCTTCTATATAACGTTTGTAATAAGCAATTCTCTTAGTAATTCCTAATTCACCAGCATCACCTTGGTATGTAGGATCAAAAGGTTCAAAATATGGAAATTTGTCCCTTTTGTAATAACGATCAACATACTCTTTAGTATCAAGAAGCCACAAATTGAGACTTAATGCATACTGAAATAACGCAGCCTCATCAATAGCCAAACTTACAGGATCATTTTTCTCTAGTAGTACAGGTTCAACAGGCAGACTTGCAATACCTTTACAAGACAATAATATGACTACCAAAAACAAAGACAACAAATAACTTTTATTTACAATAAATCTATTCATAAACGCTTATACCTATAATGATTCAGTTTGAACTTTTTGTAATATCTCACTAGCAATTTGACCTCTAAGCTTAATGAGCTTATCATACTCATCCCAATTCTCACCATCTTCTAAAGCCCTGCAAGCATCAATAGCTACATCAAGCGCTCCTTGAAGTTTAGAATTAAGTATTTCAAATGCACGTTTGTCTTCATTGTTT from Borrelia hispanica CRI harbors:
- a CDS encoding BBA14 family lipoprotein — its product is MNRFIVNKSYLLSLFLVVILLSCKGIASLPVEPVLLEKNDPVSLAIDEAALFQYALSLNLWLLDTKEYVDRYYKRDKFPYFEPFDPTYQGDAGELGITKRIAYYKRYIEGTKPIAVSVYRKYTQVYLEE